In the Flavobacterium acetivorans genome, one interval contains:
- the folK gene encoding 2-amino-4-hydroxy-6-hydroxymethyldihydropteridine diphosphokinase encodes MKAQHQVILSIGSNQGDRLENIKHCIELIHQEMGTVIKVSRVYETPSWGFESDDFYNCALVLHTFNTAHKILSQALKIEKKLGRIRGTEKGYQSRIIDIDLVAFDEEIVDSEKLQIPHPLMQNRNFVLLPVQDLNLDWKHPVFDKTISELLESSPDLSICKVVQNLESPLDSITLEQFNYVAFEGNIGAGKTTLVSKIADDFNAKTVLERFADNPFLPKFYKDQNRYAFPLEMSFLADRYQQLSDDLAQFDLFKDFLVADYHIFKSLIFAKITLADDEYRLYRNLFDIIYREMPKPDLYVYLYQNSERLLQNIKKRGRSYEQEIPAEYLDKINNGYLDYIKSQTDLNVLIIDVSDRDFVKNQEDYLYILDEIKKKIS; translated from the coding sequence ATGAAAGCACAGCATCAGGTCATTTTATCTATAGGGAGTAATCAAGGCGATCGACTTGAAAATATAAAACATTGCATTGAGTTAATCCATCAGGAAATGGGTACTGTTATCAAAGTTTCCCGAGTTTATGAAACCCCTTCCTGGGGTTTTGAAAGTGATGATTTTTACAATTGTGCTTTAGTTTTACATACCTTTAATACGGCTCATAAAATCTTGTCTCAGGCTTTAAAGATTGAAAAAAAACTGGGTCGCATTAGAGGAACTGAGAAAGGATATCAGTCCCGAATCATTGATATTGACTTAGTTGCTTTTGATGAGGAGATTGTAGATTCTGAAAAATTGCAAATTCCACATCCTTTAATGCAAAATAGAAATTTTGTATTGCTGCCGGTTCAGGATTTAAATTTAGATTGGAAACATCCCGTTTTTGATAAGACAATCTCGGAACTGTTGGAGAGTTCTCCGGATTTAAGTATTTGCAAAGTGGTTCAGAATTTAGAAAGTCCTTTGGACAGTATTACTCTGGAACAGTTTAATTATGTTGCTTTTGAAGGAAATATTGGAGCCGGAAAAACAACTTTGGTCTCTAAAATCGCCGATGATTTCAATGCGAAAACAGTTTTGGAGCGTTTTGCCGATAATCCTTTTTTACCTAAATTTTATAAAGATCAGAATCGCTATGCTTTTCCGCTGGAGATGTCTTTTTTGGCTGACAGATACCAGCAATTGTCGGATGATTTAGCACAATTTGATTTGTTTAAAGATTTTCTAGTTGCCGATTATCATATTTTTAAATCCTTGATTTTTGCCAAAATTACCTTGGCAGATGATGAATACCGTTTGTACCGCAACTTATTCGATATTATTTATAGGGAAATGCCAAAACCTGATTTGTACGTTTATTTGTATCAAAATTCGGAACGACTACTACAAAACATCAAGAAAAGGGGTAGAAGTTACGAACAAGAAATCCCAGCCGAATATCTAGATAAAATTAATAATGGCTATCTGGATTATATAAAATCACAAACGGATTTAAATGTGCTGATTATTGATGTTTCTGATAGGGATTTTGTAAAAAATCAGGAAGATTATCTTTATATTTTGGATGAAATTAAAAAGAAAATAAGCTAA
- a CDS encoding T9SS type B sorting domain-containing protein: protein MKKIFFIGLLFNSLSGFTQSTIIPDVNFEKALIDLGIDSGIPDGKVLTANVQLLSSLDVSSKNITNLTGIQDFLALTNLNCFNNQLTSLDVTKNISLTYLSCFNNQLTSLDVTKNTSLTYLDCNNNLLTSINVTPNTALTHLFCNDNELTSINVTLNTALAGLGCSTNQLTSLDVTKNTSLTYLSCFSNQLTSLNVIKNTSLTYLTCSFNQLTSLDVSKNMDLKELYCTTNQLTTLDVTKNTSLNALTCWNNQLISLDVSKNTSLNLLFCDNNQLTSLDVSKNTSLNDFACSNNQLISLNLKNGNNTNINTVPFDLTFNPNLSCIQVDNPSYSNINWTSHKDASASYSNNCNAIVPPINNSAPIISTIGDQIYCPLTNIKIVTDITITDSDDISTDAIYIQITSGYINGQDQLILAGSHPTITTSWDVGEGKLKLYSPTGIPVLYTDFVAAIKDVQFNNSTLNPSGIRNFSISIGQANYLPSSGHYYQFIPSPGITWTNAKTEAELRTYYGLQGYLATITTSEEAQLVGAQASGTGWIGGSDATTEGVWKWMTGPEKGTVFWNGIQNGYTPNFAFWNIGEPNNGSGSIEHYAHITDPNLPGAIKGSWNDLADIGGPGLYYPKGYIVEYGGTTGDPILKVAASTTITIPQISGTTPAIICDSGAVTLKATASIGNVYWYGDATVTTPLATGNSFTTPQLLTSTTYYVSTECSTTRIPVTATIDKTPTISMTNSPVSRCGAGLVTLTANSDIGSIKWYSTLTGTSIEGIGTRFTTNITQSTTYYVEAINNSCTNGIRIPVTITVYQPPLVADEEVILCELSTLTLDALLPGMHYEWSTGETTQEIIVSNPGIYTVEITSSTPENCTSTKKITVLKRNLPQIKNITINETTVAINLKNPENYFEYSVDGINYQSSNIFFNVPSGLQTAYVREVNLCSYDSQTFIILNVPKFFTPNNDGYNDFWEIKGLINYSEAEVAIFDRYGKLITTLNTLKSTWDGTYNKNLLPASDYWYVIKIDQTKPEIKGHFSLKR from the coding sequence ATGAAAAAAATATTCTTTATTGGTTTATTATTCAATAGTTTGTCTGGGTTTACTCAAAGCACTATTATTCCTGATGTAAATTTTGAAAAGGCGCTTATTGACTTAGGAATTGATAGTGGCATTCCAGATGGAAAGGTACTTACAGCTAATGTTCAACTACTTTCCAGTTTGGATGTTTCTAGTAAAAACATCACTAATCTAACTGGAATTCAGGATTTTTTGGCATTAACTAATTTGAATTGTTTTAACAATCAATTAACTAGTTTGGATGTTACTAAAAACATTTCTCTGACTTATTTATCTTGTTTTAATAATCAACTAACCAGTTTAGATGTCACAAAAAATACTTCTTTGACATATTTAGATTGTAACAACAATCTACTAACTAGCATTAATGTTACGCCAAACACTGCTTTGACTCATCTATTTTGTAATGATAATGAATTAACTAGCATTAATGTTACGCTAAATACTGCTTTAGCTGGTTTAGGTTGCAGCACAAATCAACTTACCAGTTTAGATGTTACCAAAAATACTTCTTTGACTTACTTATCTTGTTTCAGTAATCAATTAACTAGTTTGAATGTTATTAAAAACACCTCTTTGACTTATTTAACTTGTTCTTTTAATCAATTAACAAGTTTAGATGTTTCTAAAAACATGGATTTAAAGGAATTATATTGTACTACAAATCAATTAACCACTTTGGACGTTACCAAAAACACTTCTTTAAATGCTTTAACTTGCTGGAACAATCAATTAATTAGTTTAGATGTTTCTAAAAACACTTCTTTAAATCTTTTATTTTGTGACAATAATCAATTAACCAGTTTAGATGTCTCCAAAAACACCTCCTTGAATGATTTTGCTTGTTCTAATAATCAACTAATAAGTCTCAATTTAAAAAACGGAAATAACACAAATATCAATACCGTACCCTTTGACTTAACTTTCAACCCCAACCTAAGCTGCATACAAGTAGATAATCCCAGTTATTCCAACATCAACTGGACATCACACAAAGACGCCTCGGCTAGTTATTCCAATAACTGTAACGCAATAGTTCCTCCAATCAACAACTCCGCTCCCATTATTTCTACTATAGGTGACCAAATCTATTGCCCACTCACCAACATCAAAATAGTAACTGACATAACAATTACTGATTCAGACGACATAAGTACTGATGCAATTTATATTCAAATTACTTCAGGCTATATCAACGGACAAGATCAATTAATCCTTGCTGGATCACACCCAACGATCACAACGAGTTGGGATGTTGGCGAAGGAAAATTAAAACTATACAGTCCAACCGGAATACCAGTACTCTATACAGACTTTGTCGCAGCTATAAAGGATGTCCAATTCAACAATTCAACACTTAACCCATCAGGTATTCGGAACTTTTCCATTAGCATTGGACAGGCCAATTATCTTCCGTCATCAGGTCACTATTATCAATTTATCCCTAGCCCAGGTATCACTTGGACAAATGCGAAAACAGAAGCCGAATTAAGAACTTATTATGGCTTACAGGGTTATCTAGCGACCATAACAACTTCTGAAGAAGCACAGTTAGTCGGAGCGCAAGCTTCAGGCACTGGCTGGATTGGCGGTAGTGACGCTACAACGGAAGGGGTCTGGAAATGGATGACAGGCCCAGAAAAAGGGACTGTATTTTGGAATGGAATACAAAATGGATATACTCCAAACTTTGCCTTTTGGAACATCGGAGAACCCAACAATGGTTCTGGAAGCATTGAACATTATGCCCATATTACCGACCCAAACCTTCCCGGTGCAATCAAGGGCTCATGGAATGATTTAGCAGATATTGGAGGTCCCGGATTATATTATCCCAAAGGATATATTGTCGAATACGGCGGAACAACAGGAGACCCCATACTAAAAGTTGCTGCCAGCACAACAATAACAATCCCTCAAATCTCTGGAACAACTCCCGCCATAATTTGTGATTCTGGAGCCGTTACACTTAAAGCAACTGCTTCAATTGGAAATGTATATTGGTATGGCGACGCAACTGTTACTACTCCATTGGCAACAGGCAATAGTTTCACAACACCTCAATTACTGACCTCGACAACTTATTATGTAAGTACCGAATGCTCTACAACCAGAATTCCAGTAACAGCCACAATAGACAAAACCCCTACAATTAGCATGACAAACTCTCCTGTTTCCAGATGCGGTGCGGGATTGGTAACTCTAACAGCAAACTCTGATATTGGAAGTATTAAATGGTATTCAACCCTAACCGGAACATCTATCGAAGGGATAGGGACTCGTTTTACAACAAACATCACACAAAGTACAACATATTATGTAGAAGCCATAAATAACAGCTGTACCAATGGCATACGAATTCCAGTAACCATAACTGTTTACCAACCTCCTTTGGTGGCAGACGAAGAAGTAATACTTTGTGAATTAAGCACATTAACACTGGATGCTTTACTCCCAGGAATGCACTACGAATGGTCTACCGGCGAAACAACCCAAGAAATTATTGTATCAAATCCTGGTATCTACACAGTGGAAATAACCAGTTCCACACCGGAAAACTGTACCAGCACCAAAAAAATCACTGTGCTAAAACGCAATTTGCCACAGATAAAAAACATTACAATCAATGAAACTACCGTTGCAATCAATCTAAAAAATCCGGAAAATTATTTTGAATATTCTGTTGACGGCATTAACTATCAAAGCTCAAATATTTTTTTTAATGTCCCAAGCGGACTTCAAACAGCATATGTAAGAGAAGTTAATCTTTGCAGTTATGATTCACAAACCTTTATCATACTCAATGTCCCTAAGTTTTTCACCCCAAACAATGATGGGTATAATGATTTTTGGGAAATAAAAGGATTAATTAATTACTCAGAAGCCGAAGTAGCCATTTTTGACCGATATGGAAAATTAATTACCACACTAAACACATTAAAATCAACCTGGGACGGAACTTACAATAAAAATTTATTGCCTGCTTCAGATTATTGGTATGTGATAAAAATAGACCAAACAAAACCTGAGATAAAAGGCCATTTCTCATTAAAAAGGTAA
- a CDS encoding RNA methyltransferase has product MRKLENSELERKSIEDFKKSEKTPIILILDDVRSLHNIGSVFRTADAFLIEKIYLCGITATPPNKEIHKTALGATDTVAWEHNENVLEVIANLKKENVTTLAIEQVESAIFLQNFKIEKDQKYALVFGNEVHGVSQEAVALCDGCIEIPQLGTKHSLNISVSAGIVVWDLFQKLKWNR; this is encoded by the coding sequence ATGAGAAAATTAGAAAACAGTGAACTAGAAAGAAAATCAATTGAGGATTTCAAAAAATCAGAAAAAACACCAATCATTTTAATACTGGATGATGTCCGCAGTTTGCACAATATTGGATCGGTATTCAGGACTGCCGATGCTTTTTTGATTGAAAAAATATATTTGTGCGGCATAACAGCGACACCTCCAAACAAAGAAATTCACAAAACAGCACTTGGCGCAACAGATACCGTTGCCTGGGAACATAACGAAAACGTACTTGAAGTCATTGCCAATTTAAAAAAAGAAAACGTAACGACATTGGCGATAGAACAAGTCGAAAGCGCCATTTTTCTTCAAAATTTCAAAATAGAGAAAGACCAGAAATACGCCTTAGTTTTCGGGAATGAAGTTCATGGTGTTTCTCAAGAAGCAGTTGCCTTATGCGATGGCTGCATCGAAATTCCGCAACTTGGAACCAAGCATTCATTGAACATCTCGGTGAGCGCAGGAATTGTGGTTTGGGATTTATTCCAAAAACTGAAATGGAATCGATAA
- a CDS encoding DUF1573 domain-containing protein, with protein MKKIFLLAVLTILGVTTSNAQETTKKIKAKAATKASVAKVDGAGIVFVTETIDYGTVAYNSDGKRDFVFTNNGNKPLIITNAQGSCGCTVPTYPREPIAPGAKGVISVKYDTSRAGQPFTKTVTLTTNANPSNKVLTIKGNVLAADAPKS; from the coding sequence ATGAAAAAAATATTTTTACTAGCTGTGCTTACAATTTTAGGGGTTACAACTTCTAACGCCCAAGAAACTACCAAAAAAATAAAAGCGAAAGCAGCAACTAAAGCAAGTGTTGCTAAAGTTGACGGAGCAGGAATCGTTTTTGTTACTGAAACAATTGATTATGGTACTGTTGCATACAATTCTGATGGAAAACGTGATTTTGTATTCACAAATAACGGAAACAAACCTTTAATTATAACAAATGCTCAAGGTTCATGTGGATGTACTGTACCAACCTATCCTAGAGAGCCAATTGCTCCAGGTGCAAAAGGAGTTATTAGCGTAAAATACGATACTTCTAGAGCTGGACAACCTTTCACAAAAACAGTAACTTTGACAACCAATGCTAATCCTTCTAACAAAGTTTTGACTATAAAAGGAAATGTATTGGCGGCTGATGCTCCAAAAAGCTAA
- the mutS gene encoding DNA mismatch repair protein MutS, which produces MAAKDKVVKETPLMKQYNEIKRKYPDACLLFRVGDFYETFGEDAVRASRILGITLTKRGAGSETETALAGFPHHSINTYLPKLVKAGLRVAICDQLEDPKMTKTIVKRGVTELVTPGVSMNDEVLHSKTNNFLASVYFANKSIGVSFLDVSTGEFLTAQGNAEYIDKLLQNFNPSEVLVQKNNKKDFLENFGDEYHSFYLEDWIYKEDYANEILTKHFQTISLKGFGIEDLKEGIIASGAILYYLSETQHNRVQHITAIQRIAEDAYVWMDRFTIRNLELYHSYNPNAVTLLDVIDRTLSPMGGRLLKRWLALPLKDANKIQGRHQVVSYLKEKQEVLQSMQYQIKQISDLERLISKIAAGKVSPREVVYLKESLDAIIPMKKLALESSQEAVKIIGDSLHSCDLLREKIKTTLNQDAPVAVAKGNAIAKGISAELDDLRAISTSGKEFLEGIELRESQRTGISSLKISFNNVFGYYIEVRNTHKDKVPAEWIRKQTLVNAERYITEELKEYEAKILGAEEKIHKIEVELFEQLVAWISTYIKPVQMNANLVAQLDCLCSFTQLAIENKYVCPELDETFELDIKNGRHPVIEKQLPVGVPYIANDVYLDRETQQLIMITGPNMSGKSAILRQTALIVLLAQMGSFVPADSVRMGIVDKIFTRVGASDNISMGESTFMVEMNETASILNNISDRSLVLLDEIGRGTSTYDGISIAWAIAEFLHEHPSKPKTLFATHYHELNEMSESLPRIQNYNVSVKELKDTVLFIRKLVKGGSAHSFGIHVAKMAGMPQIVILKAQKILKKLEKDHSGEMLSGVKSDKEEMQMSFFNLDDPLLEEIKEEILNLDINSVTPVEALMKLNEIKRMLSRK; this is translated from the coding sequence TTGGCAGCTAAAGATAAGGTAGTTAAAGAAACGCCGTTAATGAAGCAATATAATGAAATCAAGAGGAAATATCCAGATGCTTGTTTGTTATTTCGGGTGGGAGATTTTTATGAAACATTTGGAGAAGATGCTGTAAGAGCTTCTAGAATATTAGGAATTACCTTAACTAAAAGAGGAGCAGGTTCTGAAACGGAGACTGCATTGGCGGGTTTTCCGCATCATTCGATAAATACCTATTTGCCAAAGTTGGTCAAAGCCGGACTTCGTGTGGCGATTTGCGACCAATTAGAAGACCCAAAGATGACTAAGACCATCGTAAAACGAGGGGTTACTGAGCTTGTGACTCCTGGAGTTTCGATGAATGATGAGGTTTTGCATTCAAAGACCAATAACTTTTTGGCCTCTGTCTATTTTGCCAATAAATCAATAGGTGTATCTTTTTTAGATGTGTCTACTGGAGAGTTTCTTACGGCTCAAGGAAACGCGGAATACATTGATAAATTATTGCAGAATTTTAATCCTTCGGAGGTTTTAGTTCAAAAAAACAATAAGAAAGACTTTCTTGAGAATTTTGGAGATGAGTATCATAGCTTTTATTTAGAAGATTGGATCTATAAGGAAGATTATGCAAATGAAATTTTGACCAAGCATTTTCAAACAATTTCTTTGAAAGGATTTGGAATCGAAGATTTGAAAGAAGGGATTATTGCTTCGGGGGCTATTTTGTATTATTTGTCCGAAACACAACACAACCGGGTGCAACATATAACTGCTATTCAGCGTATCGCCGAAGATGCTTACGTTTGGATGGATCGATTCACGATTCGAAATTTAGAGTTGTATCATAGTTATAATCCAAATGCGGTTACGCTTCTGGATGTTATCGATAGAACGCTTTCGCCAATGGGAGGACGTTTGTTGAAGCGATGGCTAGCCTTGCCTTTGAAGGATGCGAACAAAATACAAGGTCGTCATCAGGTGGTGTCTTATTTGAAAGAAAAACAAGAAGTGTTGCAAAGTATGCAATATCAAATAAAACAAATCTCGGATTTAGAGCGTTTGATTTCGAAAATTGCGGCGGGAAAAGTTTCGCCACGTGAGGTTGTTTATTTGAAGGAATCTTTGGATGCTATTATTCCTATGAAGAAACTAGCATTAGAAAGTTCGCAGGAAGCGGTTAAGATTATTGGAGACAGTTTGCATAGTTGTGATTTGCTTCGGGAGAAAATTAAAACGACGCTAAATCAGGATGCACCTGTGGCTGTTGCCAAAGGGAATGCGATTGCTAAAGGAATCAGCGCTGAGCTGGATGATTTAAGAGCGATATCGACCTCAGGAAAAGAGTTTCTTGAAGGAATAGAGTTGCGAGAGTCACAACGAACAGGGATTTCTTCTTTGAAGATATCCTTTAATAATGTTTTTGGGTATTATATCGAGGTTAGAAATACGCATAAAGACAAGGTTCCTGCAGAGTGGATTAGAAAACAAACACTTGTGAATGCGGAACGTTATATTACGGAGGAGTTGAAAGAGTATGAAGCTAAAATCCTTGGTGCCGAAGAGAAAATCCACAAAATAGAAGTGGAATTATTCGAACAGTTGGTCGCTTGGATCTCGACTTACATTAAACCGGTTCAAATGAATGCGAATTTAGTCGCGCAGTTGGATTGTTTGTGTTCTTTTACTCAATTAGCCATTGAAAATAAATATGTTTGTCCTGAGCTGGATGAAACTTTTGAATTGGATATTAAAAACGGAAGGCATCCGGTTATCGAAAAACAATTGCCGGTGGGAGTGCCTTATATAGCCAATGATGTGTATTTGGATCGAGAAACACAGCAATTGATTATGATTACGGGACCCAATATGTCTGGTAAGTCGGCTATTTTGCGTCAAACAGCTTTGATTGTGCTCTTGGCTCAAATGGGAAGTTTTGTTCCGGCAGACAGCGTGAGAATGGGAATTGTGGATAAGATATTTACCAGAGTAGGAGCGAGTGATAATATTTCGATGGGAGAGTCAACTTTTATGGTTGAAATGAACGAAACAGCTTCCATCTTGAACAATATTTCCGACAGAAGCTTGGTGCTTCTGGATGAAATTGGTAGAGGAACCAGTACTTATGACGGAATTTCTATAGCTTGGGCCATTGCGGAGTTCTTGCACGAACATCCTTCAAAGCCTAAGACTTTGTTTGCAACGCATTATCATGAGTTGAATGAAATGAGTGAGTCGCTGCCTAGAATACAGAATTATAATGTTTCGGTAAAGGAATTGAAAGATACGGTTCTTTTTATTCGAAAATTAGTAAAAGGAGGAAGTGCACATAGTTTTGGTATTCATGTGGCTAAGATGGCGGGAATGCCTCAGATAGTGATTTTGAAGGCTCAAAAAATATTAAAGAAGCTGGAGAAAGATCATTCTGGTGAGATGTTGAGTGGCGTTAAATCGGATAAAGAAGAAATGCAGATGAGTTTCTTTAATTTGGATGATCCTTTATTGGAAGAAATCAAGGAAGAGATTCTTAATTTGGATATCAATAGCGTGACGCCGGTAGAAGCGTTGATGAAATTGAATGAAATCAAGAGAATGCTAAGCAGGAAATAA
- a CDS encoding YegP family protein, with the protein MASFVISKRFSGDYKFEFTSRKGKTIFTSNAYELRMDCESAAEHIRSVLETCSYVKFKTSKGKFFFRVVVDNEVVATSRKYSTELMVEKGIAEIVKYGSKAEILDFSNNNFVFED; encoded by the coding sequence ATGGCTTCTTTTGTAATTAGTAAAAGGTTTAGTGGTGACTATAAATTTGAATTTACTTCTAGGAAGGGAAAGACAATTTTTACAAGTAATGCCTATGAGTTGCGTATGGATTGTGAGTCGGCAGCAGAGCATATAAGGTCTGTTTTGGAGACTTGTTCTTATGTGAAGTTTAAAACATCTAAAGGAAAGTTTTTTTTTAGAGTGGTAGTGGATAATGAGGTTGTGGCGACTAGTAGAAAGTATAGTACGGAATTGATGGTAGAAAAGGGAATTGCTGAGATTGTGAAATATGGTTCGAAAGCTGAGATTTTAGATTTTTCGAATAATAATTTTGTGTTCGAAGATTGA
- a CDS encoding S46 family peptidase: MRFLKLFVLLFVIQTQAQQGGMWIPSLLKGMNETEMKNLGMKMSIKEIYDVNQSSLKDAVPHFNGGCTSEVISPKGLILTNHHCGFSQIQSHSTVENDYLTDGFWAYKMEDELPNENLYVTFIVKIEDVTASVLEGTAALTNEAEKQKKIQENITTLSRTLPKESWQENKIRTFYEGNQYMLFVTETFTDVRLVGAPPSSIGKFGSDTDNWVWPRHTGDFSLFRIYANKDNRPAAYSKDNVPYTPKHFLPISLDGVAEDDFTMVFGYPGKTNEYLPSVAIEQIVNELNPAKIEIRDKALKVADGFMRKDNAIKIQYASKYAGIANYWKKWIGETQGLKKSNAIAIKKESEKVFQNNITKAGKEKEYGNLLTDFDKNYTEIAPYALARDYFQEVVQRNTELLSVAYRLYQLEQVYKANGEQSFTDRKNNLITGLSGFYKNFNANVDQNVFEQLIDLYSKKSPKQFLPQSLVNIDATNLATEIYSKSRLKSYQDLKELLTGDTKTVLTNLNNDKAYQLVKELSDKYSIEVAPKYDEINLKITALQRTYMKAQLELNKDSRIFPDANSTLRVTYGKVKGYEPKDATIYTPITYLEGVMEKYVPGDYEFDVPAKLIDLYKAKDYGIYAENGKLPVNFIGTNHTTGGNSGSPAIDAKGNLVGLNFDRVWEGTMSDIYYDPSICRNIMVDVRYILFIMDKYAGAKNLIEELKLVHPKKTKTLKTKTVNKK; encoded by the coding sequence ATGAGATTTTTAAAGTTATTCGTATTATTATTCGTCATTCAAACCCAAGCCCAACAAGGTGGCATGTGGATTCCTTCTTTACTAAAAGGAATGAATGAGACAGAAATGAAAAATTTAGGCATGAAAATGTCGATAAAAGAAATTTATGATGTAAACCAATCCAGTCTGAAAGATGCTGTTCCGCATTTTAACGGTGGCTGTACATCGGAAGTTATTTCTCCAAAAGGATTAATATTAACAAATCACCATTGTGGATTTTCTCAAATCCAGTCGCATTCTACCGTAGAAAACGATTACCTAACTGATGGTTTTTGGGCGTATAAAATGGAAGACGAATTACCAAACGAGAATCTATACGTAACTTTTATCGTAAAAATTGAAGACGTTACCGCATCCGTACTGGAAGGAACAGCCGCACTTACTAATGAAGCGGAAAAACAAAAGAAAATCCAGGAGAATATTACAACTCTTAGCCGCACTTTACCAAAAGAAAGCTGGCAGGAAAACAAAATCCGTACTTTTTACGAAGGAAACCAATACATGCTTTTCGTAACCGAAACCTTTACCGATGTTCGTTTGGTGGGTGCTCCGCCTTCCTCAATTGGGAAATTTGGATCTGATACTGACAACTGGGTTTGGCCGCGCCATACCGGAGATTTTTCTTTGTTCAGAATCTATGCAAACAAAGACAACCGTCCGGCAGCCTACTCAAAAGACAATGTTCCTTACACGCCAAAACACTTCTTACCTATTTCACTTGATGGTGTAGCCGAAGATGATTTTACGATGGTTTTTGGATATCCTGGAAAAACAAACGAATATTTGCCTTCAGTTGCGATTGAACAAATCGTAAACGAATTGAACCCTGCAAAAATCGAAATTAGAGACAAAGCATTAAAAGTAGCCGATGGCTTTATGAGAAAAGACAATGCCATCAAAATCCAATATGCCTCTAAATATGCCGGAATTGCTAACTATTGGAAAAAATGGATTGGTGAAACCCAAGGTTTAAAAAAATCAAATGCTATTGCCATTAAAAAAGAATCCGAAAAAGTTTTCCAAAACAATATTACGAAAGCAGGCAAAGAGAAAGAATACGGCAACCTATTAACTGATTTTGACAAAAACTACACCGAAATAGCTCCTTATGCCTTAGCAAGAGATTATTTCCAAGAAGTGGTACAGCGTAATACCGAGTTATTAAGCGTTGCATACAGACTGTACCAATTGGAACAAGTATACAAAGCAAATGGTGAACAATCCTTCACAGATCGAAAAAACAATTTGATTACAGGTCTTTCCGGTTTCTATAAAAACTTTAACGCAAATGTGGATCAAAATGTTTTTGAGCAACTAATAGACTTGTATTCTAAAAAGTCCCCTAAACAGTTTTTACCTCAAAGCTTGGTAAATATAGATGCTACAAATCTGGCTACGGAAATTTACAGCAAATCCAGACTTAAAAGCTATCAAGATTTAAAAGAGCTATTGACCGGCGATACCAAAACCGTCTTAACCAACCTGAATAACGACAAAGCTTATCAACTTGTAAAAGAGTTGTCCGATAAATATTCTATAGAAGTGGCTCCAAAATACGATGAAATCAATTTAAAGATAACAGCCCTGCAAAGAACTTACATGAAGGCGCAGTTAGAATTAAACAAAGACAGCAGAATTTTCCCAGATGCAAATAGCACTTTAAGGGTTACTTACGGAAAAGTAAAAGGATATGAACCAAAAGACGCAACCATTTACACCCCTATCACCTATTTAGAAGGAGTTATGGAAAAATATGTACCTGGAGACTATGAATTTGATGTACCCGCAAAATTAATCGATTTATACAAAGCAAAAGATTATGGAATCTATGCCGAAAATGGCAAACTACCTGTAAACTTCATTGGTACGAATCATACTACAGGAGGAAACTCAGGAAGTCCTGCTATTGATGCAAAAGGAAACCTAGTAGGACTTAATTTTGATAGGGTTTGGGAAGGAACAATGAGTGACATCTATTACGACCCTAGCATTTGCAGAAACATTATGGTAGATGTAAGATACATCTTATTCATCATGGATAAATATGCCGGAGCTAAAAACTTGATCGAAGAATTAAAATTAGTCCACCCAAAAAAGACTAAAACACTGAAAACAAAAACAGTAAATAAAAAATAA
- a CDS encoding GNAT family N-acetyltransferase, producing MIQFKPLALSDIDTIVDLMQQFYAIDNYPIDIEISKSLFKEFITDENLGKAWLILSENEIVGYVILTFVFSFEYQGKIAFLDELYLTEKARGKGIGSKTIAFILDESKKADLKLIYLEIENHNQNAQKLYLANGFELHNRKLMAYKTR from the coding sequence ATGATCCAATTTAAACCTTTAGCACTTTCTGACATTGATACCATCGTAGATTTGATGCAGCAATTTTACGCTATCGACAATTACCCAATTGACATTGAAATCTCTAAATCGTTATTTAAAGAATTTATCACCGATGAAAATCTGGGAAAGGCTTGGCTTATTCTATCCGAAAACGAGATTGTTGGCTATGTTATTTTAACCTTTGTTTTCAGCTTTGAATATCAAGGAAAAATTGCCTTTTTAGACGAATTGTATTTGACCGAAAAAGCGCGGGGCAAAGGAATTGGAAGCAAAACCATTGCCTTTATTTTGGACGAAAGTAAAAAAGCAGACCTAAAATTAATCTACCTTGAAATAGAAAACCACAATCAAAACGCACAAAAATTGTATCTTGCCAACGGTTTTGAATTACATAATCGAAAATTAATGGCATACAAAACCAGATAA